A stretch of the Uranotaenia lowii strain MFRU-FL chromosome 3, ASM2978415v1, whole genome shotgun sequence genome encodes the following:
- the LOC129755569 gene encoding hydroxysteroid dehydrogenase-like protein 1, producing MVFWWIGVFATVHYLYNHIFESFFDIVWGTIREFFNPVPLPVKYGPWAVVTGATDGIGKDYAENLAQKGMNIVLISRTESKLIKVADEIRERYGVQTRWIAADFSQGSKVYPHIKEQLASLEIGMLVNNVGFLPTLGEFINNSEEELLKVVNINVMATTMMTRTVIPQMKQRRKGIVINIASSSGYVPAPYLGCYAASKAYIISLTLCLRRELADTGVEFQLVTPSIVKTNMSQDYASRSPWFFIVLESNRFVKSAIHTIGKTAHTCGHWLHCLQMCWWFVFPETFGVRVIGSVFKRALIR from the exons ATGGTATTCTGGTGGATTGGAGTTTTCGCTACCGTGCACTATTTGtataaccatatttttgagtctttCTTCGATATCGTTTGGGGAACGATAAGGGAATTTTTTAATCCGGTACCGTTGCCGGTGAAATATGGTCCATGGGCAG TCGTTACCGGGGCAACGGACGGCATTGGAAAGGACTATGCCGAAAATCTCGCCCAAAAGGGCATGAACATTGTGTTGATATCCCGCACCGAGTCAAAGTTGATCAAAGTAGCCGATGAAATACGGGAGCGCTATGGAGTGCAAACTAGGTGGATCGCAGCAGATTTCAGTCAGGGTTCGAAAGTGTATCCCCACATCAAAGAGCAGCTGGCATCGCTAGAAATCGGAATGTTGG TCAACAACGTGGGATTTCTACCGACCTTAGGAGAGTTTATCAATAACTCCGAGGAGGAACTGCTCAAGGTCGTCAATATCAACGTGATGGCAACCACAATGATGACCCGAACTGTGATACCGCAGATGAAACAACGTCGGAAGGGAATTGTGATCAACATTGCATCCAGCTCCGGATACGTTCCGGCACCCTATTTGGGATGCTATGCCGCCTCGAAGGCCTACATCATCTCCCTAACCCTGTGCCTGAGACGGGAACTGGCCGATACAGGTGTCGAGTTCCAGCTGGTGACACCCTCGATCGTCAAGACCAACATGAGCCAGGATTACGCTTCGAGATCACCCTGGTTTTTTATCGTGTTGGAGTCGAATCGGTTCGTCAAATCTGCTATTCACACCATCGGCAAGACGGCTCACACCTGCGGCCATTGGCTTCACTGTCTACAG ATGTGTTGGTGGTTTGTTTTCCCGGAAACTTTTGGCGTCCGTGTTATAGGTTCTGTTTTCAAAAGAGCACTTATTCGATAG